The Nitrospiraceae bacterium region CGGCCCAGCTTGCTGGACAGCAGGAAACATCGGTGGTAATTCTCGGCGACTCGTTCACCTGGGGTGCAACGGCTGTCCCGCTTTCGCGATCATTTCCGGACATGCTTCGTACCGAAGGCTACATAATTCATAACCTTGGCATTCCTGGTACTGGCCCTCTTCAGTACCGCAGCATGGCTGACGTATATCTGCCGCGACTGAAGCCAGACGTGGTAGTCGTGGCGCTGTATCTCGGCAATGACATCTTGACTACACAGTGGGAACCACCTCCTGGTCGACCGCTCTATTATGTGATTGAAAATGGGGATTGGATCACACCGTTTGACGAGAACGGCGAGTATATAGAAGACGTTGAATCAGCCTATGAGTACTATCACAATAAATTTGGAAGGGCGCGTCGGCTTTTGCGAGAAACTGCAACAGGGACATTAGTTTTGAAGATGGTGCGGCGTATAATGACATGGACTTACAAGGGGCAAGCCGCATCTGTCACTATGGTGTTCCAAACGCTCAGTCCTCCCGATGCGCATCCGTTAATACGGTATGCACACAGCTATATTGAACTCGGCAAGATTCGAAATCTCGCTGAGAAGCTCGGCGCCCGTTACTATACCCTTGTGATTCCTGCGCTGGGTGAGGGCTGTCTTACGTCAAAAGATTTCAGTCTGGAAGTACAGCGTGACGCCCTGAGAGAGTTCCAGCCGGTGTATGTGGAGCTATCAGACCATCACTATAATGGCGTTCCTGACTGTCATCTGAATAATGAAGGGCATGCCGTCGTGGCCCGAGCCATCATGAAGCTGTTGGATCGCGGTCTATAAGGGAGCTCTTAGTTCAAAACGAGTTGTCTTTGATCTCTCCGACAGTTCATCTTAATCCTCAATCAAGTTTCCGGGGATTGGGTCAAAACTTTTCTGCCCTGCTCCACATGAAGTTCAAGATGTTAACATTGTATGGAGTGTGACCTGCCCCCTGTAGTTGTACAATCTTCAATGTGATCTAGGTGCCCCGCTCCGTAGGCCCCACGGGTGCCGACGGATTATGGTCCAAGGTACCATGCCTCCGAATCCGGTTAAACGTGTGTCGCCATCCTTCGACAAGCACCTAGACCTCCGACAGTGCATCAACGAGCTCTCGATCCAACAGTTCATCCCTTAATCTTGTTCGGTGTTGTCAAGGGTCTGGTAAACTTGGACGCCGAAGTGGCCCTTGTCAGGGCCACTTCGGCTTCACGTAATTTGGCAAGAATCTGTTCGACAGTAGGACACGGTCGTGGCGTACGCCCCTCCTTTCGGCCCGACCCCCACAGAGAATGGGGACCTATTTAGGGGGCTAGGTCACTCATTTCACCCCGTACCGCTCAATGCATTACCACTCTCGACAGGAGTTTATTCGTCGGGTCGCAAGGAGCGCCTACAGAAGATATCTTTCTGAGAGGGTTGACATTTTCGGTAAAACAGTTTGGAAGGGCAAAAACCTCTTTGATTTTCCAGGTTTTAATTAGCCCTATGACGCAAAATTCAATGTGGCGTACTTGAGCTGCTTTCATCCCTTCCGTTTAGAGATCTAGCTTTCGTTGCCCTCGGCCGGCGAAAGAATTTTCCTTGACTCGTAGCTCATTGTATGTTCATATTCTGAACATCCCATGCAACTATCGGAAAAATCATGAATCTGCAGGGGCAGCGAGACCTCCTCCTGCTTTCAGAAGTTGAACGGGATGCGCATGTGACGCAGCGCTCGCTCGCGTCAAAATTGGGTGTAGCCCTTGGTCTGACCAACCTCTATCTCAAGCGGCTGGCCCATAAGGGCTATATTAAGATTTCCACAATCCCTCCGCACCGCATCCGGTATCTCCTGACACCGCAAGGCATGGCTGAGAAGTCGCGCCTGACCTACCAATATATGCAGTATTCAATTACCCACTATCGCGATATGAGGACGAGGCTTCGCGGCACGCTGACAGATGCCATAGGAGATGGTGTCGCACGTGTCGTCATCTATGGGACGGGTGAGCTGGCGGAAATGGCCTATCTCTCGCTGAAAGAAATGAATCTGACCCTTGTCGGATTCATCGACGACAAGGGGCAAGACAAGTTCCTGTCCTACCCGGTCTGCGCCCCTGACCTGGTCGGCAGGTGGGATTTCGATGCGGTGTTGTTGACGGATTTGGAAAACGGCGAGAAACATCGTGAGATCCTCGGGCGGTACCTTGAGCCCGAGAAAAAGATCCTCACGCTGAGTCTTGTCGCCTGAGCGGAGCGAGAGTCGCCCCGGTTTTTGTGATCACTGTAAGTGAAAGGGCGAAGCTATATCTGAATCAGGTTTATCTGGTTGCTGGTTTGTCTAGTTGTTCTGGTTCATAACGCAAAACCAAACAAACCAGAAAAACCAGTCCTATGAAGATAACGCGGTTCGAAGATCTTGATTGTTGGAAAGAAGCCAGGCTACTCACCCGACAGGTGTATGAGGCAATCGAACAGAATCCTCGCTGGCAAAAAGAGTTCCGGTTTTGTGGGAAAATTCAAAGTGCTGTGGGGTCAGTAATGGCCAATATAGCAGAAGGGCTCGTTCGTCGGTTTAACAAGGAATTTGTGCAGTTTCTGTTCATCGGCATGTCTTCATGTGCCAAAGTTCAAAGCCATCTGTACATCGCGCTTGATCAGGGGTATCTGTCAAAGGATTCTTTTGAGTCGATCTACGGGCAGGCCGGCCGAACCTCAAGAATTATTTCCGGCCTCATCAAGTACCTTCGCATCAAGCAGGCCAAACCAACCAAACAAGCCAGATGAACCAGATAAACCAGATAAACCAATCAAACCATCTCCGCTGGTATGCATTGCGGACCAAGTCGCGGCATGAAAAATTGGTGCGTGATCGGCTGGAGAAGCAGGGGATCGAACCCCTCCTGCCGACGGTCAAGCGCCTCAGCCAGTGGAAAGATCGGAAGAAGGAAATCGAGGTCCCGCTCTTCTCCGGCTATTGCTTCGTGCGGTTTGGGTCTCAGCAGAAGCTGCCGGTTCTCAAAACCATCGGCGTCGTCGAGGTCGTCGGCGGTGGGAAGCGGCCTGAACCGATCCCGGACGAAGAGATCGCCGCGCTCCAGACGCTCATGACCAGCGTCCTTCCCTATGATCCGCATCCGTACCTGCATGAAGGCATGATGGTCGAAGTCGTCCGAGGGCCGCTTCAAGGAGTGCATGGGATTCTCTTGCGCAAGGAGAAGCGCCACCGGCTCGTGTTGGGTGTTCGGCTGATTCAACAGGCTGCGGCGGTAGAAATCGACGTGAACGATGTCCGGCCTATCTAGGCAACCAATTCAACTCACCCCCCTCAAACGTTGACAGTCGATTCTTTCATTGTTCTGGCGAAAAATCCGGACCAGAGGCAAGTTGGACTGATGGTGTCAATCCTTGAGGTCCAGATATCCCGGTGGGGACCAACCGCTACGATGTCCAACATTCGCCGGGGGTTTGATCATGAGTAGTGCGCATAGCGGAAGTGTGCCTCGTGTGGCGGTTGTCGGGGCCGGCTACTGGGGCAAGAATCTCGTCCGCAATTTTCAGAGTTTACATGCTTTGGGTGCGGTTTGTGACAGCGATCCGGAGCGGTTGGAATCTTTCAAGCAACAGTATTCGTCGGCAAGCATGTTCAGCGCCTATTCAGATGTGTTGCGAGATGAGACGATTCGGGCCGTGGCGATCGCGACGCCTGCTGAAGCACATACACGAGCGGTGAGAGAAGCATTGCTGGCCGGGAAAGATGTCTTCGTTGAAAAGCCGCTTTGCCTCTCTGTCGAAGAAGGGGAAGAACTCGTCGGTCTGGCGAAAAAGAGGGGTCGGATTCTGATGGTCGGACACCTGCTCTGGTATCACCCGGCCGTGCTGAAGTTGAAGGAGCTCATTGCTGCGGGAGAGTTGGGAAGAATCCAGTACATCTACTCCAATCGCTTGAATCTCGGGAAGATTCGCCGCGAAGAAAATATTCTGTGGTCGTTTGCTCCTCATGATATTTCGGTCATTCTCGGTCTCCTCAATGAAACGCCGGACGGAATCCGCGCGCAAGGCGGAAACTACCTCCACCAACAGATCGCCGATGTGACGATCAGCCTGCTGTCTTTTCCAAGCGGAGTGAAGGCTCATATCTTCGTCTCCTGGCTGCATCCGTTCAAAGAGCAAATGTTGGTGGTGGTCGGGGATCGAAAAATGGCGGTGTTCGATGATCTTGAAAAAAAGGACAAGCTTGTCTTGTATCCCCATTCGATCGATTGGAAGAATTATATTCCAATCCCCAACAAGGCCGATGCTCAACCGGTCGAGCTCGATACGCAGGAGCCTCTTCAAGCCGAGTGCCAGCATTTCCTGGACTGCGTGGTGTCCCGATCACGCCCCAGAACAGATGGGGAAGAGGGACTGAGAGTGTTGTCTGTACTTCAACGTTGCCAGGAAGCACTGGAGAAAGAAGCGACCCGACTGGCCAAAACGGAAGCGCGATCGCGTCAGCAGCTCTATTTCATTCACGACTCGGCCTGCGTGGACGACGGAGTGGAAATCGGCGAAGGGACCAGCATCTGGCACTTTTCTCATGTGCTCAAAGGGTCGCAGATCGGGAAGCATTGCAAGATAGGCCAAAACGTCGTTATTGGCCCGAAGGTAAGGATCGGCAACGGCGTCAAGATTCAAAACAATGTATCCGTGTACGAGGGAGTGACGCTCGAAGACTTCGTTTTCTGCGGTCCCTCGATGGTCTTTACCAACGTCTTCAATCCCCGCAGCGAAATTCCGCGTATGACGGAGCTCAGGCCGACGCTCGTCAAACGTGGAACCACGCTGGGCGCAAATTCAACCATTCTGTGCGGAATTACAATCGGTCAATACGCATTCATCGGAGCAGGAGCCGTCGTCACGAAAGATGTACCCGATCATGCACTCGTCGTCGGGAACCCAGGCCGAGTGACTGGTTGGATGTGTAACTGTGGGGTGAAGCTTCTGGTGAAGGGGAAGAAGGCGAGCTGTCCGACCTGTGGGAAGCATTACCTATCCGGCAAGACGGGGATGAAGGCGGTCTAACAAAAAAGAAGGAGAGCTTCATGGGAGTTCCGCTTCTCGATTTGAAGGCACATCACGAGCCGCTCCATAAAGAAATCATGGATGCCTTGGAGCAGGTTTTTCGGAGCCAGGCGTTCATTCTGGGGCCGGAGGTGACAAAGCTGGAAGAACGAGTGGCGACCTATTCCCAAGCTGGATACGGCATCGGAGTGTCGTCCGGGACAGATGCGCTCCTTCTCGCGCTGATGGCGATCGGGGTGGGTCATGGGGACGAAGTGATCACGACACCATACTCCTTCTTTGCGACAGCAGGAGCGGTTGCTCGCCTTGGCGCCAAACCGGTCCTCATCGACATTGACCCAAAGACATACAACATTGATCCAGCGAAGATTCGCGGCGTGATCACATCCAAGACCAAAGCCGTAATTCCGGTCCACCTCTATGGGCAATGTGCCGATATGGCGCCGATTCTCGACATCGCTCAGCGGCACAACCTGAAAGTCATCGAAGATGCGGCCCAAGCCATCGGGGCGGAATACCGCGACGGTCGGCGAGCCGGCAGCATGGGGACGGTCGGATGTCTCTCCTTTTTCCCGAGCAAGAACCTTGGATGTCTAGGAGATGGGGGGATGGTCGTGACGAATGATCCCGATCTCTCGGAGCGAATGAGAGTGCTGCGCGTTCACGGAGGAAAGCCGAAATACTACCACAAGGTGATTGGAGGCAACTTCCGGATCGATACGATCCAGGCCGCCGTGCTCAACGTGAAACTGAATTATTTGGATGAGTGGACGAGAATGCGTCAGGAGAATGCCCGACGCTATGAAACACTGTTCCAGCAGAGTGGATTAGTGCAAAAGGGAAAAGTGCGACTGCCGGTGCCTGTCTATCGAGATTCGGGCAGCAAGCACTACCACATCTACAATCAATTCGTGCTGCGGGTCGACAAACGGGACGACTTGATGGCATTCCTCAAGCAGAACGGGATCGGAACAGAAATCTATTACCCGGTTCCGTTTCATTTGCAAGAGTGTTTCCGATACCTGGGGCATAAGGAAGGAGACTTTACGGAATCGGAACATGCAGCCAAAGAAACCTTGGCCATCCCGATCTATCCCGAACTGACTGCGGCGCAGCAGGAAGAGGTTGTGGCAGCGACGAGCAAATTCTATGCGTGAAAGCAGGTTTGCGGTGTATGAATACCTGCGAGTCAAGGAGCGTTTGTCTATGCTTCTCCCACCTAGAGATTGGATCAGAACGGCTCACCATGAAAATGTCTAAAGAGGCACAAGACGGTAATCCTCCATCGGTGTTGTTGGAGTGATTAGTGGTGGACGGTGGCCTGAACCGATCCCAGACGAAGAGATCGCCCCCCGCTCCAGACGTTGATGATCAGAGTCCTGCCGCACGATTCCCATCCTTATTTCCACGAGAGCATGATGGTCCCAGTCATTCGCGGTCCGAAAGAGGCGAGGGGGTATTCTTCAACAGAAAGAGAATCGAGATCATCTGGTGCTTGGTGTTCGTCTCAATCAATAGGCTGCCATGGTCGCAATCGACGTCCGTGACGTAGTGCCGATATGAGACCTTCTGTTAAAGCATTTATTCAGGCCCGCATGTCCTCGAAGCGATATCCGGGGAAAGTACTGGCCCCGTTTCGAGAAGAACCGTTGATTCGCCACGTTGTCCGGGCAGCGGAAGCAGTGCTCCTCCGCCGCAATGTGGTGGTCGTGACGAGCACGCATGTAACGGACGATCCGCTAGCCTCCTATCTACAATCGGTTGGTGTGCAAGTATTTCGAGGCCCGCTCGACAATGTGCTGCAGCGATTTCTCCTGTGTCTGCGCGACCATCCATGTGACTGGGTGTTCCGGATCAACGGTGATAGTCCCTTGCTGTGGCCAGAGTTAATTCAGATTTTTATGCGAGAGGCTGAGCAGTTCAGCGGGGATGTCATGACGACGATCTTCCCGCGAACTTTTCCAAGGGGACAAAACTTGGAACTGATCGGCGCCCACGTCTTAAGAGAGCTTGCCGGGGAACCACTGACTTCGGAAGATTTAGAACATGTCACACCTTATGTCTATCGTCATCCCGAGCGGTACAGGATTACCAACATTGAATCTGGTGACGCGCGGCTGAGCGAAACTAGCCTAGCAGTGGATACGATCGAAGACTTCCGACGGTTGGGCGCGCTGACGACGAGTGATCTCCAGCACCTCTTGCCACCTGTTCTTTCGTCACGAGTACTCTCATGAACACCACCATGGCTGGGAACGCTAGCCGATGAACGTACCACGACAGATTCCGTTCGCCAGGCCATGGATCACAGACGAGGACAGAAAAGCCGTGATGGAAGTCCTCAATGGCCATATTCTAACCCATGGTCCCCAGTGCAAGTCGTTCGAGCAGGAATTCGCGGAATTTGTGGGTCACGGGGCTCATTGCATCTCGGTGAGTTCCTGCATGGCGGCACTCCACCTGGCTTACCTTCACTTCGGTATCGGACCGGGGGACGAAGTGATCGTGCCGGCGCAAACACATACCGCGACCGTGCACGCAGTCGAATGGGTAGGAGCCAAACCGGTGTTCGTGGACTGTGATCCACGCACGGGCAATGTCACGGCTGCGGCGGTCGCAGCCTCGGTCACGTCCAAGACGAAAGCGCTCTCAGTCGTTCACTTCGCCGGGATTCCCTGTGAGATGCCGGCAATCATGAAAATTGCCGCGGGGCGTGATCTGAAGGTGATCGAAGACTGCGCGATCGCGCTTGGGGCGCACTACGCGGGGCAGCATGTGGGGCTGTTCGGCGATGTCGGTTGTTTTTCGTTCTATCCGGTGAAGCATATGACTACGGCCGAGGGAGGGATGTTTGTGACTCGTCACGGAGCCGTAGCGCAGGCCGTCGGCCGCCTCCGCGCGTTCGGGGTCGATCGGACGCATAGTGAGCGGTCGCTGCCGGGAATGTACGACGTGCCGTCGCTGGGGCTGAACTATCGGATGAGCGAAATGCAGGCCGCCCTTGGACGTTCCCAATTGCAGCGCATGAAGATCGGGCTGGAAAAACGAGCCGCGCTGTTTGAACGGTATCGGCGGTTATTGGAGCCGATTAAGGGAGTCCGATTGATCGATTCAGTCGACCCTAAAGCCGCCTCGAGCCACTATTGCGTCAGTCTGGTATTCGAACCACCCTACGCGGTGAAGCGTGACGAGATTGTCATGCGGCTCAATGCGGCCGGAATTGGAACGAGTATTTACTATCCCCAGCCAGTTCCGAGAATGACGTTCTACAGGAAGAAGTATGGCATCGAGCCATCGAAGTACTCGATCGCCTCTCAACTCAGCGACCATTCCGTGGCACTGCCCCTGGGGATGCATGTCGAGAATGCGGATGTCGATATGATTATCGCGACCCTGGCGGAGATCTTGAAATCGCCCAGCTGACTGAAGGAGGGCAGACGTGATTGAGTTACGGGGACGAAAGATTGCCTTGATTGGTGGAGCTGGTTTTATCGGACACAACCTAGCGTTGACTCTCTCCAGATTAGGCGCCGAAGTGCACGTAGTCGATAGCCTCCAAGTTAATAATCTGGGAGCGTTTTCTAATTCGCATGATGATCAGAACAAGTCACTTTACCTGCACCTTATTAACGAACGGTTGCGACTGCTCACAGAGGCCGCAATCCCATTGCATGTGGTCGACGCCCGTGATTACCAAGTGTTATCTCGTTGCCTGAGCGACATGAAGCCAGAAACGATTGTGCAACTGGCGGCCATTGCCCATGCTAATCGAGCAAACAAGGATCCGTTCAATACCTTCGATCACAGTTTCCGGACGTTAGAGAATGCCCTGGACTGCGCGCGCGGACAGGATCGGCATTTCATTTATTTTTCATCCTCTATGGTTTATGGAAATTTCGACGGCGGCGCGGTTTCCGAAGATCAACGGTGTGAGCCGCTCGGCATCTATGGTGCTCTGAAGTACGGGGGTGAAAAATTGGTCATCGCGTATAATCAGGTATTTGGACTCTCTTACACCATTGTCCGTCCATCCGCTCTCTATGGGGAGCGTTGCGTGAGTCGGCGAGTCGGGCAGGCATTTATTGAAAATGTTTTACGTGGACTCCCGCTCAGCGTTAATGGAGATGGCGGAGACGCGCTAGATTTCACGTACATCGAGGATTTAATTCAGGGACTAGTGCTCTGCATGGTGAAGGATGAGGCTCGGAACCAAATTTTCAATCTCACATTTGGCGGATCGAGGACCCTGAAACAGATGATCGATATCGTCCGGGCCGAGTTTCCCGACGTGCCGGTCAATTACCAGCCGCGAGACAAATTGATGCCCGAGCGCGGAACCTTATCGATCGAAAAGGCCAAGCGGTTGCTTGGGTATGAACCGCAGTTCCCGCTTGAAAAGGGGTTCCGGCGCTATATCGAATGGTACAAGAAATTGGCAGAGGAACAACCCCGATTTTTCTCTCCGGCCGCGTCAAAAAATTAAGAGCACCAAAGTTTATTTATGAAGTTATTCGGAAAGGATTTGGATCACGAGGTCCTTGTGGTCGGCGAAATCGGCGTCAATCACGAGGGCGACGTCGAGGCGGCGGCCAAGTTAATTCGGCTGGCACACGAGGCCGGAGTCGATGCCGTCAAGCTTCAAAGCTATACGCCTGAACGGCTCGCCTCAACGGCTGACCCTATTCGTTTTCAGCGCGTCCGACAATTCTGCCTCGATCGAGCTGCTCATGTCCGTTTGGCTGAAGAAGCCAGGAGGCTTGGTGCGAATCTGTTCTCCGCAGCGATCACAGAGGATGTTATCCCGCTGCTCGCGGAGCTCTTTCCAGTCATCAAAGTTGCCAGCGGGGATCTGAACTTCGAACCGATCGTGCGCGGTGCTGCTGTGACAGGAAGAATCATCATTCTTTCAACAGGAAACAGTACGGTCGAAGAAATCGACCAGGCGATAGAGTGGTGCCGGTCGGAAATCGGTGAGGAGGCAATGCGCGATCATGTTGCATTGCTGCACTGCGTATCGGCTTATCCAGTCCCAATCGAACAGGCCAATCTTCTAAGCATACCGTTTCTTCGCGATCGGTACGGTTTGGTCACCGGCTATTCCAATCACGTATTGGGAACAGAAGTGGTGTTGGCGGCCGTAGCGCTTGGTGCCAGGATTATAGAAGTGCATGTGACGGACCGGCGTGAAGGTCGAGAGTTCAGGGATCATCACCTGTCTTTTGAACCAAAGGAGTTGGTGCAGCTTATCGAGAGTATCAGAAAAGTCAGCGCGAGCCTTGGTAAAGCTGAGAAACGGCCCCAGCCTGCCGAAACTGAGATTCGCACCGCTATGAGAAAAGGAGTCGTGGCTGCCCGAGACCTGCGTCCCGGGGTGCTTCTCACGAAAGACGATCTTATGTATGCCAGACCCGCGAGCGAGTTTCCCGCTGCGGAGCTTCCGCTGCTCTTGGGCCGGCGGTTGAAAGTGGCGCTTCGACGAGGCGACGTGATTCCACGTGCCGGCGTGGAGGAGGCCTGAGGTCGAAACGATGGATTGTTTGCGGGCAGGCATCATCGGCCTCGGGGTAGGCGAGCAACATGCGGAAGCACTGGCGGCGATCACGGAGTGTAAACTGGTGGCAGTTTGCGACCGGGATCAACTGAAACTGAAGCAGGTGGCGTCGCGATTTCCCGGTGTGCGGGCGGTCGACGTCGATCGTGACATTCTCGACGATCCGACGATCGATCTGGTTTGTATCGCAAGCTATGACAGCGATCATTTCTCTCAGACACTGCGCGCGTTGGAGAACGGCAAGCATGTGTTTGTAGAGAAGCCCTTCGTGATGCATGAACAGGAAGCCCGAATGGTACGAGAGGCGCTTCGGAAGAACAGGCAGCTGCGGCTATCGTCCAATTTGATTCTCCGCCGCTCGCCGCGGTTTCTGGATTTGCGACGGCGAATTCAGAACGGTGAATTGGGCCGGCTTTACCATGTGGAGGCGGGCTATAACTATGGCCGGCTCCAGAAGATTACCGAGGGATGGCGTGGGCAGTTGGACTTCTATTCCGCGGTGCATGGCGGGGGTGTCCACGTGGTGGACCTGCTGATGTGGCTTACGGGCGACCGGATCGTCGAAGTGTCGGCGGTAGGGAATGCGATTGCCAGCGAGGGGTCGGGATTCAAGAATTTTGACAATGTGGTCGCGTTGGTGCGGTTCGCGGGCGGCGCAATCGGGAAAGTCGGGGCGAACTTCGGGTGCGTCGCGCCCCATTTTCACTCGGTTGAGTTCTATGGTACCAAGGCGACATTCGTGAATGGGCGGGAGTGTGCGTGGCTCTTCACGTCGCGCGATGCGAATGTGCCTCCTGTTCGGATCGACACCGCCTACCCGGGCGTGCACAAAGGGGCGCTCATCGCTGGTTTTGCGAAAGCGATCGTCGATCGCAGCGATGCAGAGGTGACGGAAGAAGACGTATTTGCCGGTCTGTCCGTGTGTTTTGCGATCGAGCGCAGCGTGCATGTAGGGTCTCCAGTCAAGGTCGAGTATGTCTAGCGTCTCATCGAGTGTCCGACAGGTCATCACGGCAGGTGGCCTGTCGATTGTGTACGATTCATGGCTCTCCGAGGTCATGTCGCGGGAAGTCCATCGTGTGAGCGGCAAGGTCGAGGAAGAGGATGAAGCGCAGCGTGCTGTGCAGCAGATCGCTCACCTTCCCGGGTTTTCCTTCGCGCGAGTGCGAACTGATGATGTGCGGACGACTCAGATGCTTGAGCGCTGCGGGTTTCATCTTGTTGACACGGCAGTAACGTTGGAAGTTTCTGGATTGTCTGCCTCGAGTGCAGGGAGCGGTAATGTACGCCTCGCGCGTCCTGAGGATCGCAAGGCGGTTGAGGGGATTGCGCGGCGCAGTTTCACCTGTTCACGCTTTCATCTTGATCCGGCCATTCCGAAGTCGCTTGCCGACGAAATCAAAGCGCAGTGGGCGGGTAATTTCTTTCTTGGGAAGCGGGGCGACCAGATGGTTGTCGCAGAAAAGGCTGGCGAGATTGTGGGGTTCGCCCAACTTCTCAAACCTTCCGGAAACGTGCTCGTCATCGATCTCATCGCCGTGGAAAAAACTCATCGCGGGCAGGGTTTGTCAAAAGAAATGATCCGTTTTTCCTACATGTCCTGCGGGCATCCCCGGATCATGCGGGCGGGGACCCAGATCGCCAACACGGTGTCCTTAGGAGTCTACCAGGACATCGGCTTCCGTATTGTTTCGTCCGATTATGTGTTTCATCACCATCTTGTTATCGGCTAATTGCCCAGGCCGTATTCCTATGGAACCGGTGCGGAATCCGCCTCGTCGAGGAGCCTGTTGATTATGTGCGGGATTGCAGGATTTGTCGGCACGCGTCAAATTCCGGACGA contains the following coding sequences:
- a CDS encoding SGNH/GDSL hydrolase family protein; translated protein: MHLSKNLTNWLCRHPHLSMLLINGVLLMFLALGVEFSLRGLAFSYTKKPDGLVVADTFHVNEHGLFVANPASAEFKRSGIEINKDGFRSPEFDAAQLAGQQETSVVILGDSFTWGATAVPLSRSFPDMLRTEGYIIHNLGIPGTGPLQYRSMADVYLPRLKPDVVVVALYLGNDILTTQWEPPPGRPLYYVIENGDWITPFDENGEYIEDVESAYEYYHNKFGRARRLLRETATGTLVLKMVRRIMTWTYKGQAASVTMVFQTLSPPDAHPLIRYAHSYIELGKIRNLAEKLGARYYTLVIPALGEGCLTSKDFSLEVQRDALREFQPVYVELSDHHYNGVPDCHLNNEGHAVVARAIMKLLDRGL
- a CDS encoding winged helix-turn-helix transcriptional regulator, which codes for MNLQGQRDLLLLSEVERDAHVTQRSLASKLGVALGLTNLYLKRLAHKGYIKISTIPPHRIRYLLTPQGMAEKSRLTYQYMQYSITHYRDMRTRLRGTLTDAIGDGVARVVIYGTGELAEMAYLSLKEMNLTLVGFIDDKGQDKFLSYPVCAPDLVGRWDFDAVLLTDLENGEKHREILGRYLEPEKKILTLSLVA
- a CDS encoding four helix bundle protein, giving the protein MKITRFEDLDCWKEARLLTRQVYEAIEQNPRWQKEFRFCGKIQSAVGSVMANIAEGLVRRFNKEFVQFLFIGMSSCAKVQSHLYIALDQGYLSKDSFESIYGQAGRTSRIISGLIKYLRIKQAKPTKQAR
- a CDS encoding UpxY family transcription antiterminator, which translates into the protein MNQINQINQSNHLRWYALRTKSRHEKLVRDRLEKQGIEPLLPTVKRLSQWKDRKKEIEVPLFSGYCFVRFGSQQKLPVLKTIGVVEVVGGGKRPEPIPDEEIAALQTLMTSVLPYDPHPYLHEGMMVEVVRGPLQGVHGILLRKEKRHRLVLGVRLIQQAAAVEIDVNDVRPI
- a CDS encoding Gfo/Idh/MocA family oxidoreductase, whose protein sequence is MSSAHSGSVPRVAVVGAGYWGKNLVRNFQSLHALGAVCDSDPERLESFKQQYSSASMFSAYSDVLRDETIRAVAIATPAEAHTRAVREALLAGKDVFVEKPLCLSVEEGEELVGLAKKRGRILMVGHLLWYHPAVLKLKELIAAGELGRIQYIYSNRLNLGKIRREENILWSFAPHDISVILGLLNETPDGIRAQGGNYLHQQIADVTISLLSFPSGVKAHIFVSWLHPFKEQMLVVVGDRKMAVFDDLEKKDKLVLYPHSIDWKNYIPIPNKADAQPVELDTQEPLQAECQHFLDCVVSRSRPRTDGEEGLRVLSVLQRCQEALEKEATRLAKTEARSRQQLYFIHDSACVDDGVEIGEGTSIWHFSHVLKGSQIGKHCKIGQNVVIGPKVRIGNGVKIQNNVSVYEGVTLEDFVFCGPSMVFTNVFNPRSEIPRMTELRPTLVKRGTTLGANSTILCGITIGQYAFIGAGAVVTKDVPDHALVVGNPGRVTGWMCNCGVKLLVKGKKASCPTCGKHYLSGKTGMKAV
- a CDS encoding DegT/DnrJ/EryC1/StrS family aminotransferase is translated as MGVPLLDLKAHHEPLHKEIMDALEQVFRSQAFILGPEVTKLEERVATYSQAGYGIGVSSGTDALLLALMAIGVGHGDEVITTPYSFFATAGAVARLGAKPVLIDIDPKTYNIDPAKIRGVITSKTKAVIPVHLYGQCADMAPILDIAQRHNLKVIEDAAQAIGAEYRDGRRAGSMGTVGCLSFFPSKNLGCLGDGGMVVTNDPDLSERMRVLRVHGGKPKYYHKVIGGNFRIDTIQAAVLNVKLNYLDEWTRMRQENARRYETLFQQSGLVQKGKVRLPVPVYRDSGSKHYHIYNQFVLRVDKRDDLMAFLKQNGIGTEIYYPVPFHLQECFRYLGHKEGDFTESEHAAKETLAIPIYPELTAAQQEEVVAATSKFYA
- a CDS encoding NTP transferase domain-containing protein; translated protein: MRPSVKAFIQARMSSKRYPGKVLAPFREEPLIRHVVRAAEAVLLRRNVVVVTSTHVTDDPLASYLQSVGVQVFRGPLDNVLQRFLLCLRDHPCDWVFRINGDSPLLWPELIQIFMREAEQFSGDVMTTIFPRTFPRGQNLELIGAHVLRELAGEPLTSEDLEHVTPYVYRHPERYRITNIESGDARLSETSLAVDTIEDFRRLGALTTSDLQHLLPPVLSSRVLS
- a CDS encoding DegT/DnrJ/EryC1/StrS family aminotransferase; protein product: MNVPRQIPFARPWITDEDRKAVMEVLNGHILTHGPQCKSFEQEFAEFVGHGAHCISVSSCMAALHLAYLHFGIGPGDEVIVPAQTHTATVHAVEWVGAKPVFVDCDPRTGNVTAAAVAASVTSKTKALSVVHFAGIPCEMPAIMKIAAGRDLKVIEDCAIALGAHYAGQHVGLFGDVGCFSFYPVKHMTTAEGGMFVTRHGAVAQAVGRLRAFGVDRTHSERSLPGMYDVPSLGLNYRMSEMQAALGRSQLQRMKIGLEKRAALFERYRRLLEPIKGVRLIDSVDPKAASSHYCVSLVFEPPYAVKRDEIVMRLNAAGIGTSIYYPQPVPRMTFYRKKYGIEPSKYSIASQLSDHSVALPLGMHVENADVDMIIATLAEILKSPS
- a CDS encoding NAD(P)-dependent oxidoreductase; translated protein: MIELRGRKIALIGGAGFIGHNLALTLSRLGAEVHVVDSLQVNNLGAFSNSHDDQNKSLYLHLINERLRLLTEAAIPLHVVDARDYQVLSRCLSDMKPETIVQLAAIAHANRANKDPFNTFDHSFRTLENALDCARGQDRHFIYFSSSMVYGNFDGGAVSEDQRCEPLGIYGALKYGGEKLVIAYNQVFGLSYTIVRPSALYGERCVSRRVGQAFIENVLRGLPLSVNGDGGDALDFTYIEDLIQGLVLCMVKDEARNQIFNLTFGGSRTLKQMIDIVRAEFPDVPVNYQPRDKLMPERGTLSIEKAKRLLGYEPQFPLEKGFRRYIEWYKKLAEEQPRFFSPAASKN